In one window of Lewinella sp. 4G2 DNA:
- a CDS encoding methyltransferase domain-containing protein — translation MRLMQHKREAYWFYRYLSVFYDKLVNPLFWTERMREKALDIGYWDDAEDLKVIDVGSGTGFTTEGIVQRVPARNVTCVDQSPHQMAHAKAKRELAGCSWYEGDAENIPFPDDTFDRYVSAGSIEYWPDPQLGVNESYRVIKPGGWALLIGPIEPVNPISKFAANTWMLFPPEEDYHEYYREAGFKNVQYTYVAPHWQENERYGIAIIGQKPAAGPSPSTYRSVAPEQSLVDASPEGYSLGRGLLLAGRVLAGSAAGFIFIPMALLASVTAPLRGIDAEPEPLNDHQKVVLVGLGVAIGAWMLHKAFGRK, via the coding sequence ATGAGACTGATGCAACACAAGCGCGAAGCCTATTGGTTTTACCGCTACCTCTCCGTTTTCTACGACAAACTCGTTAACCCACTTTTCTGGACGGAAAGAATGCGCGAAAAGGCGCTCGATATCGGTTACTGGGATGATGCCGAAGACCTAAAGGTGATCGACGTGGGATCCGGAACCGGATTTACCACCGAAGGCATTGTGCAACGCGTCCCCGCCCGAAACGTCACGTGTGTGGATCAAAGCCCCCACCAAATGGCGCACGCCAAGGCTAAACGCGAGCTAGCGGGCTGCTCCTGGTACGAGGGCGATGCCGAGAACATCCCCTTCCCCGACGATACTTTTGACCGCTACGTTTCCGCCGGATCGATTGAATACTGGCCAGATCCACAACTGGGCGTCAACGAATCTTACCGTGTTATTAAACCCGGTGGCTGGGCGCTGCTGATTGGCCCTATCGAGCCGGTCAATCCCATCAGTAAGTTCGCAGCGAATACATGGATGCTCTTTCCACCGGAAGAGGATTACCACGAGTACTACCGGGAGGCGGGCTTCAAGAACGTCCAGTACACCTACGTAGCGCCGCACTGGCAGGAGAACGAACGCTACGGCATCGCCATCATTGGCCAGAAGCCAGCCGCTGGACCATCCCCCTCCACCTACCGCTCCGTGGCTCCCGAACAGAGCCTGGTGGATGCATCGCCCGAAGGCTACTCCCTTGGTCGTGGACTACTCCTGGCCGGAAGGGTCCTGGCTGGATCGGCCGCGGGATTCATCTTCATTCCAATGGCCCTTTTAGCATCAGTCACTGCACCGCTGCGGGGGATTGATGCCGAACCGGAACCACTGAACGATCATCAGAAAGTAGTACTTGTAGGTCTGGGCGTAGCTATTGGTGCGTGGATGCTCCACAAAGCTTTCGGTAGAAAATAG
- a CDS encoding OmpA family protein yields MQKLLFLGLMSLITLSSCVSKKQFESVQAKLDAQQEEISKRDLELNRYAERLAECERRETALQGQVNNAETQVRIREEQITDLKQQRDNSVQQVGDLTVLSQGANQNIGNTLKQLEGKDRYIRLLQNAKSKADSINLALAINLKNVLKDGIEDDDVNIRVDKTVVYINLSDKMLYKSGSYEITDRAGEVLQKIATIAKSRPNLELMVEGYTDNDPINSACVKDNWDLSVLRSTAVVKALQQNYNIDPNRLIAAGRGQYNTLASNDTPQGKATNRRTRIILLPKLNEFYDLLDPAKVPE; encoded by the coding sequence ATGCAAAAATTACTCTTTTTGGGCTTGATGTCCTTGATCACGCTTTCCAGCTGCGTCAGCAAAAAACAATTTGAATCCGTCCAAGCTAAGCTGGATGCCCAGCAGGAAGAAATCTCCAAGCGGGATTTGGAACTCAATCGCTACGCCGAACGCCTCGCCGAATGTGAACGCCGTGAAACTGCCCTCCAGGGCCAGGTTAATAACGCGGAGACCCAGGTTCGTATCCGTGAAGAGCAGATCACCGACCTCAAGCAGCAGCGCGACAATAGCGTACAGCAAGTGGGCGACCTAACCGTCCTCAGCCAGGGAGCGAACCAGAATATTGGTAATACCCTCAAGCAACTGGAAGGTAAAGACCGCTACATCCGTCTCCTCCAAAACGCCAAGTCCAAGGCTGACTCGATTAACCTCGCCCTGGCCATCAACCTGAAGAACGTACTTAAGGACGGTATCGAGGACGACGACGTCAACATCCGCGTCGACAAAACGGTGGTCTACATCAACCTTTCCGATAAGATGCTTTACAAGTCCGGTAGCTACGAGATTACCGACCGCGCCGGTGAAGTGTTGCAGAAGATCGCCACCATCGCTAAAAGCCGTCCCAACCTTGAGCTTATGGTGGAAGGCTACACGGACAATGACCCCATCAACTCCGCCTGTGTGAAGGACAACTGGGATCTCTCCGTTCTCCGCTCTACCGCAGTAGTGAAAGCCCTGCAACAGAACTACAACATCGACCCCAATCGCCTGATCGCCGCCGGCCGCGGACAGTACAACACCCTGGCCAGCAACGACACGCCCCAGGGCAAAGCGACGAACCGCCGCACGCGAATCATCCTGTTGCCAAAACTGAACGAGTTCTACGATTTGCTGGACCCCGCGAAGGTCCCCGAATAA
- the accD gene encoding acetyl-CoA carboxylase, carboxyltransferase subunit beta has product MGWFKRLTSGIQTTTRNKKDTPQGLWYKCPRCTETVTTKDLRENQYKCPNCQYHERIGSEEYFEVIFDGQYEEYQADMKAVDILKFKDLKTYDSRLEAAKKKTGLIDAIRVARGKINRRQLVVACMDFSFIGGSMGSVVGEKIAFAIDEARTSRTPLLIISKSGGARMMEAAFSLMQMAKTSVKLSQLAKEGVPYFSLMTDPTTGGVTASYAMLGDINFAEPEALIAFAGPRVVKETIKKELPAGFQTSEFLLEHGFLDFIIDRSELKDRLSDLLHLFESAEKNA; this is encoded by the coding sequence ATGGGATGGTTTAAACGCCTTACGAGTGGAATCCAAACAACGACCAGGAACAAGAAAGATACCCCTCAAGGTCTTTGGTATAAGTGCCCCCGCTGCACCGAAACGGTGACAACCAAGGACTTACGCGAAAATCAGTACAAGTGCCCCAACTGCCAGTACCACGAGCGGATTGGATCGGAGGAATACTTTGAGGTGATCTTTGACGGGCAGTATGAGGAGTACCAGGCGGACATGAAGGCCGTCGATATCCTGAAATTCAAAGACCTGAAAACCTACGACTCCCGCCTCGAGGCAGCAAAGAAGAAAACGGGTTTGATCGATGCAATTCGGGTAGCCCGGGGCAAGATCAACCGTCGCCAATTGGTAGTTGCCTGTATGGATTTCAGTTTCATCGGTGGCTCCATGGGTAGTGTCGTGGGTGAGAAGATTGCCTTCGCCATCGACGAAGCGCGGACGAGCCGTACGCCCCTACTTATCATTAGCAAATCCGGTGGCGCGCGGATGATGGAGGCTGCCTTCAGCCTCATGCAGATGGCTAAAACGAGCGTCAAACTCAGTCAGTTGGCTAAGGAAGGCGTCCCCTACTTCAGCCTGATGACGGACCCAACCACTGGTGGTGTAACCGCTAGCTACGCCATGCTGGGGGACATCAATTTTGCCGAGCCGGAAGCACTGATCGCATTTGCCGGCCCGCGAGTGGTCAAGGAAACCATCAAAAAAGAATTACCCGCTGGCTTTCAGACCTCTGAATTCTTGCTGGAACACGGCTTCCTCGACTTCATCATTGACCGGTCCGAACTGAAAGATCGGCTGAGCGACCTGCTTCACCTGTTTGAATCCGCCGAAAAGAATGCCTAA